A region from the Candidatus Hydrogenedens sp. genome encodes:
- the dapA gene encoding 4-hydroxy-tetrahydrodipicolinate synthase has translation MFKGSWVALVTPFKDNYEVDFDAYGRLVDFHIEQGTHGLVPCGCTGEAATLSHEEQKECIRFVVERVAGRLPIIAGTGSNNTMEALELTRCAKEFGCDGALLITPYYNKPTQAGLIAHYKKIAEEIDIPIVLYNVPSRTGIKLEPETIAELNKFPNIVCIKEACGSVDQVSQILSLCDITVLSGDDSLTLPMMSIGATGVISVAANIAPADVARMCTLALEENYTEAQKIHYRLMPLFKALFYETNPMPVKAALARMGMIKNILRLPLVPMSEPQYKRLEHVLQKLHLI, from the coding sequence ATGTTCAAAGGTTCATGGGTTGCTTTAGTAACACCGTTCAAAGATAACTACGAAGTTGATTTCGATGCCTATGGAAGGTTAGTAGATTTTCATATTGAACAAGGAACGCATGGCTTGGTTCCGTGTGGTTGCACAGGTGAAGCGGCTACACTCTCACACGAGGAACAAAAGGAATGTATCCGTTTTGTTGTAGAACGCGTTGCAGGTCGGCTACCTATCATTGCCGGCACAGGTTCCAATAACACAATGGAAGCCTTAGAACTTACCCGTTGTGCGAAAGAATTTGGTTGTGATGGGGCTTTGTTAATCACCCCTTACTATAACAAACCTACCCAGGCAGGATTGATTGCTCACTACAAAAAAATCGCAGAAGAGATAGATATTCCCATCGTCCTTTATAATGTTCCCAGTAGAACCGGTATCAAATTAGAACCGGAGACAATCGCAGAACTCAACAAATTCCCCAATATCGTTTGTATTAAAGAAGCCTGCGGTAGTGTTGACCAGGTATCCCAAATTCTTTCCCTTTGTGATATTACCGTATTATCGGGTGATGACAGTTTAACCCTTCCCATGATGTCCATCGGTGCAACAGGTGTTATATCCGTAGCCGCAAATATCGCCCCGGCCGATGTTGCCCGCATGTGCACTCTGGCCCTGGAAGAAAATTACACGGAAGCACAAAAAATTCATTATCGGCTAATGCCTCTCTTCAAAGCATTATTTTATGAAACCAATCCAATGCCTGTAAAAGCCGCATTAGCAAGGATGGGAATGATTAAAAACATATTGCGACTACCTTTAGTCCCGATGAGTGAACCCCAATACAAACGATTAGAACATGTTCTCCAAAAGTTACATCTTATCTAA
- the cysC gene encoding adenylyl-sulfate kinase, translating into MEEVVKATNITWHQGDIKREDRERANGHQGAVVWFTGLSASGKSTLAHALENALFEKGCKTYVLDGDNIRHGLNKDLGFSPQDREENIRRIGEVAKLFADAGLIVLTAFISPYRSDREKARKLNPKNFIEVYVKCDIDICEQRDPKGLYKKAKAGEIPEFTGISAPYEEPENPEIVIDTGQCTVEQAVNFLLTYLNQQGIISS; encoded by the coding sequence GTTGTAAAAGCAACCAATATTACATGGCATCAAGGCGATATTAAACGGGAAGACCGTGAAAGGGCTAACGGACATCAGGGAGCCGTAGTCTGGTTTACAGGGCTTTCTGCTTCGGGAAAATCAACTCTTGCCCATGCTCTGGAAAATGCACTATTTGAAAAAGGGTGTAAAACCTATGTTTTAGATGGGGATAATATACGGCATGGCTTAAATAAGGATTTAGGCTTTTCCCCTCAGGATAGAGAAGAAAATATTCGCCGCATTGGTGAAGTAGCTAAATTATTTGCGGATGCCGGACTTATTGTTCTGACAGCGTTTATTTCTCCCTATCGTAGTGACCGTGAAAAGGCTCGTAAACTGAATCCCAAAAATTTTATTGAAGTGTATGTCAAGTGTGATATTGATATATGCGAACAGCGAGACCCCAAAGGTCTTTACAAAAAAGCCAAGGCAGGTGAGATTCCGGAGTTTACAGGCATATCAGCCCCGTATGAAGAACCCGAAAATCCAGAGATTGTAATCGATACAGGACAATGCACTGTAGAACAAGCCGTTAACTTTTTACTTACATATCTCAATCAACAGGGAATTATTTCATCGTAA
- the dnaB gene encoding replicative DNA helicase has translation MATSRKKDSSKAKSPATYFEREPPQSIESERAVLGAIFLDPETFPKVLEIFNYNTENIFYYGPHQTIFEAMYEIYHTTQNKPDLQAVAGNLETKKLLSNVGGISYLTELSSAVATAANIGYYANIVIENALKRKLIEICSETINKTYEGQTPFKELADEAESNLFTVAMQRRTNPIYKLKDFIETFVENLEERIKNGEVLTGIPTGFQTLDEKLCGLQPSEMIVLAARPSVGKTAFALNIARNVAKTGEGGVLIFSLEMSKELLLQRLICMEGKIDGQIMRKAFAGKKIIADIVETSGRICDLPIFIDDTPSINVIELRSKARKHLYSNPEVKLIILDYLQLMSVHRRSESRQVEIAEISRQIKGLARELKVPILTLCQLSREAEKESAEPKLSHLRESGAIEQDADVVLMLYQDRKKEKEEPQIKDPLNVHLKIAKQRNGPTGIIDLSFHRRHQLFLEIGHFIEDEPSSSTISDEEEEDVFYRK, from the coding sequence ATGGCGACTTCCCGCAAAAAAGATAGCTCGAAGGCAAAATCGCCTGCTACATATTTTGAGCGCGAACCGCCACAATCCATTGAGTCGGAACGCGCCGTTTTAGGGGCTATCTTTTTGGACCCTGAAACATTCCCCAAAGTTCTTGAAATATTTAATTATAATACCGAAAACATCTTTTATTATGGACCGCACCAAACTATTTTTGAAGCCATGTATGAAATTTATCATACAACACAGAACAAACCTGACCTTCAGGCAGTCGCAGGCAATCTTGAAACTAAAAAATTACTATCAAATGTAGGCGGTATCTCCTATCTAACAGAACTATCCAGTGCTGTGGCAACAGCTGCTAACATAGGCTACTATGCAAATATTGTTATTGAAAATGCCTTAAAACGAAAACTTATCGAGATATGTAGTGAAACTATTAACAAAACTTATGAAGGACAGACCCCTTTCAAAGAACTCGCCGATGAAGCAGAAAGCAACCTATTTACAGTTGCAATGCAGAGAAGGACAAATCCCATTTACAAATTAAAGGATTTTATCGAAACTTTTGTAGAGAATTTGGAAGAACGAATAAAAAATGGAGAAGTGCTAACTGGGATACCCACAGGTTTTCAAACACTGGATGAAAAACTGTGCGGACTTCAGCCTTCGGAAATGATTGTTCTTGCAGCACGACCTTCTGTTGGAAAAACAGCTTTCGCCCTTAATATCGCTCGGAATGTGGCGAAAACAGGAGAAGGGGGCGTGCTTATTTTCAGTCTGGAAATGTCGAAAGAACTACTTCTTCAAAGACTTATTTGTATGGAAGGCAAAATTGATGGGCAAATAATGAGAAAGGCTTTTGCTGGCAAAAAGATTATAGCCGATATTGTAGAAACCAGCGGCCGAATATGTGATTTGCCTATTTTCATTGATGATACACCCAGCATTAATGTTATCGAACTTCGCTCAAAAGCACGAAAGCATTTATATTCAAATCCAGAAGTAAAACTAATTATCTTAGACTATCTCCAATTAATGAGTGTTCACCGACGGAGTGAAAGTCGGCAGGTAGAAATCGCGGAAATATCAAGGCAAATTAAAGGTCTGGCACGCGAATTAAAAGTCCCCATTCTTACATTGTGCCAATTAAGTCGTGAGGCAGAAAAAGAGTCTGCTGAGCCCAAACTTTCACATCTGCGGGAATCCGGAGCCATCGAACAGGACGCTGATGTCGTTCTTATGTTATACCAAGACAGGAAAAAAGAAAAAGAAGAACCCCAGATAAAAGACCCACTAAATGTTCACTTAAAAATAGCCAAACAAAGAAACGGTCCCACAGGAATTATTGATTTGTCTTTCCATCGCAGACATCAACTATTTTTAGAAATAGGTCATTTTATTGAAGACGAACCCTCTTCCTCTACAATATCCGATGAGGAAGAGGAAGACGTCTTTTATAGAAAATAA
- a CDS encoding glycosyltransferase family 39 protein has translation MVRTEEEKKQEQLEKFKKKVMEYVFWIVLLPMGIILRLFHLGSLSLWYDECASIELSKLVDWKGSFLSPLLNNEPPINPLITFFWGKILDSIRFWERYSVWDDFAWRLLPCFWSILTIIVFYQVAKRILDRPFTILVATFLFVISPFQIYYAQELRIYSFYVLLNLLSLFFLLRILSNNLWKDWLGLGVTFVLLMYSHYFSVWSIFLTNIFLLILMGLGRRDLFRKWFWTNFIAGILILPALYLAWYFHEIVSNIRYVWYPNPTIKTGLITWKNFFAGYTPNSSVYWSLFILSLLLFLWGLWSYRRQPENGLYVFLMSLLPIFANVFFWGARHFSFYEHRLFIFSGVVALFAIAQGIHGIKFYPTRFLILIMFGLLTAMCLKDYYQLKLHPNEMHRLGVYDKVDFRSSADWIRKNYQEGDIVIYPSHFMAPSMRHYLEGYPQCRVGMSAIDVQVHIDTFGNATLLAYHGLLPVPIEQVAKKYQRLWFLETHGLTFEYKPHTEPLRKYLDEKWNRIDVVSYWGLSITLYQRKS, from the coding sequence ATGGTGCGAACTGAAGAAGAAAAGAAGCAAGAGCAACTGGAAAAGTTTAAAAAGAAAGTTATGGAGTATGTTTTCTGGATAGTTTTACTACCTATGGGAATCATACTCCGATTATTCCATTTAGGTTCGTTAAGTCTCTGGTATGATGAATGTGCCTCTATCGAGTTAAGCAAACTGGTAGATTGGAAAGGTTCATTTCTTTCGCCTCTATTAAATAATGAACCGCCGATAAATCCCTTAATTACTTTTTTCTGGGGTAAAATATTGGATAGTATTCGTTTCTGGGAACGGTATTCTGTGTGGGATGATTTTGCATGGCGGTTGTTACCCTGTTTTTGGAGTATTTTAACCATTATTGTTTTTTATCAGGTGGCGAAACGGATTTTAGACCGACCGTTTACGATTCTCGTCGCTACTTTCCTTTTTGTTATTTCTCCCTTTCAGATTTACTATGCTCAAGAATTGCGTATTTATTCCTTTTATGTATTGTTGAATCTTTTAAGTCTATTTTTTCTTCTCCGTATTTTATCTAATAATCTTTGGAAAGACTGGTTAGGACTGGGAGTGACTTTTGTTCTGTTGATGTATTCTCACTATTTTAGTGTCTGGTCAATTTTTTTAACAAATATATTCCTTTTAATATTAATGGGTTTGGGTAGGCGGGATTTGTTTCGCAAATGGTTCTGGACAAATTTCATAGCAGGAATACTCATCTTACCCGCGTTATACCTTGCCTGGTATTTTCACGAGATAGTGTCTAATATCCGTTATGTGTGGTATCCCAATCCAACGATAAAAACAGGTTTGATAACATGGAAGAATTTTTTTGCGGGTTATACCCCGAATAGTAGTGTTTACTGGTCTTTATTTATTCTATCTCTGCTTCTTTTCTTGTGGGGATTATGGTCCTATCGAAGACAACCTGAAAATGGGCTCTATGTTTTTTTGATGAGTTTGTTGCCCATATTTGCTAATGTATTCTTTTGGGGAGCACGTCATTTTTCATTTTATGAGCATAGGTTATTTATCTTTTCAGGAGTGGTAGCTTTATTTGCAATTGCACAGGGTATCCATGGGATAAAATTTTATCCGACGCGATTTTTAATCTTAATCATGTTTGGTTTACTTACTGCTATGTGTCTTAAAGATTACTATCAGTTGAAACTACATCCTAACGAGATGCATCGTTTGGGGGTTTATGATAAAGTGGATTTCCGTAGTTCCGCCGATTGGATTCGCAAGAATTATCAGGAAGGGGATATTGTAATTTATCCCAGCCATTTTATGGCTCCATCCATGAGGCACTATCTGGAAGGATATCCTCAATGCCGAGTAGGTATGAGTGCTATTGATGTGCAGGTGCATATAGATACTTTTGGAAATGCGACCTTACTTGCTTATCATGGATTATTGCCTGTGCCCATAGAACAAGTTGCAAAAAAGTATCAGCGTTTATGGTTTCTGGAAACACACGGCTTGACATTTGAGTATAAACCCCATACCGAACCTCTGCGGAAATATCTTGATGAAAAATGGAATAGGATAGATGTTGTATCATATTGGGGGTTAAGTATTACTCTTTACCAACGGAAATCCTGA
- the rplI gene encoding 50S ribosomal protein L9 codes for MKVILCKDIEKLGKVGETVNVSDGYARNFLIPRKLAVSIQSASAAEIRYHLEIIQRREAQRKAEMESVATKLNAITIEFKMRAGDEEKLFGSVTSAMIAEELQKRDFKIDRKQILLEEPIKTLGIFSVPVKLGSGVMAEVKVWVSQLTDENNTENSDN; via the coding sequence ATGAAAGTGATTCTATGCAAAGACATTGAAAAATTAGGTAAGGTCGGAGAAACCGTTAATGTTTCCGATGGTTACGCACGCAATTTTTTGATTCCTCGTAAACTTGCAGTATCCATCCAATCGGCTTCCGCAGCGGAAATCCGTTATCACCTTGAAATCATTCAACGGCGTGAAGCCCAACGGAAAGCAGAAATGGAATCGGTTGCAACGAAACTCAATGCAATCACTATTGAATTTAAAATGCGTGCGGGCGATGAAGAAAAACTATTTGGTTCTGTAACTTCCGCTATGATTGCAGAAGAATTACAGAAAAGGGATTTTAAGATCGACCGCAAACAAATTCTTCTGGAAGAGCCTATTAAAACACTGGGTATCTTTTCAGTCCCTGTGAAATTAGGAAGTGGTGTTATGGCAGAAGTAAAAGTTTGGGTCAGTCAACTTACGGATGAAAATAACACGGAGAATTCAGATAACTAA
- a CDS encoding DUF72 domain-containing protein: MSTTSTPIKPCPCYIGVSGWAYKDWKNTVYSENQTLNLHPIRYLSQWINCIEVNVTHYHPLPAIRVLPWVEQVIDKPSFLFTVKIWKRFTHEDKRNIDLEDVKLFINSIEPIAEANKLGCLLIQFPQRFHRTTENRKYLAELTNIFTPLPLCVEFRHKSWWHPQTLESFRERGIAFCNIDQPLPDPHCLPPTEEVTTDFAYVRFHGRNIKNWFSEKSNRDERYNYLYSESELEPWIERIQKMRNKAQRIFVLMNNHFAGKALINAVQLRKKLGYSVDTPLPYELQRVITNPK, translated from the coding sequence ATGTCCACAACCTCAACACCAATAAAACCCTGTCCTTGTTATATAGGTGTGTCTGGCTGGGCATATAAAGATTGGAAAAATACCGTATATTCAGAAAATCAAACCTTAAATCTCCATCCAATACGATACCTTTCCCAATGGATAAACTGTATTGAAGTAAATGTTACCCATTATCATCCCCTACCTGCAATAAGAGTGCTACCCTGGGTAGAACAGGTTATTGATAAACCTTCGTTTTTATTTACCGTTAAAATCTGGAAACGATTTACGCATGAGGATAAAAGAAATATAGACCTTGAAGATGTAAAACTTTTTATTAACTCTATCGAACCTATCGCAGAAGCCAATAAATTAGGTTGCTTACTTATTCAGTTTCCTCAGCGATTTCATCGCACTACGGAAAACAGGAAATATTTGGCAGAATTAACAAACATTTTCACCCCTTTACCTTTATGTGTTGAATTTCGGCATAAATCCTGGTGGCACCCTCAAACTTTAGAATCTTTCCGCGAAAGAGGGATTGCCTTTTGTAATATAGACCAACCTCTACCAGACCCTCACTGTCTACCTCCCACAGAAGAAGTTACCACAGATTTTGCTTATGTACGTTTTCATGGAAGAAATATAAAAAACTGGTTTTCAGAAAAATCCAATCGTGATGAAAGATATAACTATCTTTATTCGGAATCGGAATTAGAACCATGGATAGAACGCATTCAGAAAATGCGAAACAAAGCACAACGCATCTTTGTATTGATGAACAATCATTTTGCGGGTAAAGCCCTGATTAATGCTGTACAACTCCGAAAAAAATTGGGGTATTCCGTGGATACCCCACTACCCTACGAACTCCAACGGGTTATAACAAACCCAAAATAA
- a CDS encoding RelA/SpoT family protein, with amino-acid sequence MINSRSFIIPIDIERQFLQLVQILHDNGVSAEGIVQVRKAFELAVWAHQRQERASGEPYIIHPIEVARLLAKIKLDAMTIMAGLLHDVIEDRQVPRELLEKEVGKDVLQIVEGVTKVSKQQMKATVKENEDLRKLETLRKLFLIGVKDVRALLVKLADRLHNMRTIKYLPQESQERISRETLNIYAPIAHRLGIYRWKMELEDLAFKVLLPTEYKCLASRIARKKDERENEIKNIIAYLKNELQNIGIQARILGRPKHLYSIYLKMQRQQIPLERIMDLYAIRIVVNTVEECYRVLDIAHRLGNLIPERFRDNIRKPRSNGYRSLHTTVFIPKKYPLEIQIRTEEMDQEAEFGIAAHWFYKEGGAVDDSLMQKRIEWLRSMVSELSAPGGTTITAQDIQDDLKISEIYVYTPKGDVFELPANATVLDFAYSIHTEIGHHCIGARVNDKYVPITTRLTTGDRVEILTSPKQEPHLDWLKIITIGKARNKIRHHLREKGILPKEEEEGKEETPPRKEEKKEEHLGNVNTGNSLFPDLSALTKIEYLGDNTEFEKERHLSICIDGQKNITVHFSRCCNPLPGDDVVGYSTLKGTITVHKKDCRVFNSVYRDPSRIHKARWEIDNIAQITVQVLARPSSTVIQEITSLLIDNKVPVISAHYKFLRKGLIKFEFTQKSVFSGNPKSFDLLMRSIRSIDGVLEVYRKTK; translated from the coding sequence ATGATTAATAGTAGGTCGTTTATTATACCGATAGATATAGAACGACAGTTTCTTCAATTAGTGCAAATCTTGCATGACAACGGGGTAAGTGCGGAAGGTATTGTTCAGGTTCGAAAAGCATTCGAGTTAGCGGTATGGGCACATCAGAGACAGGAACGGGCTTCCGGTGAACCTTACATTATTCATCCTATAGAAGTAGCGCGGTTGTTGGCTAAAATTAAACTTGATGCCATGACCATTATGGCAGGGCTTCTGCATGATGTTATAGAAGACAGGCAAGTCCCCCGAGAACTTCTTGAAAAAGAAGTAGGGAAAGATGTTCTCCAGATTGTCGAAGGGGTTACCAAAGTATCAAAGCAACAAATGAAGGCAACCGTGAAAGAAAATGAAGACCTGCGAAAATTGGAAACCCTCCGCAAACTTTTCCTTATAGGCGTTAAAGATGTTCGTGCCTTACTGGTAAAATTAGCAGACCGTCTCCACAATATGAGAACCATAAAATATCTACCCCAGGAATCGCAGGAGCGAATCTCTCGCGAAACACTCAATATATATGCACCTATAGCCCACCGTTTAGGAATTTATCGCTGGAAAATGGAATTAGAAGACCTCGCTTTTAAAGTCCTACTTCCCACAGAATACAAATGCCTTGCCTCCCGTATTGCAAGGAAAAAAGATGAACGCGAAAATGAAATCAAAAATATCATTGCCTATCTCAAAAACGAACTTCAAAACATTGGCATTCAGGCTCGTATTTTAGGGAGACCTAAACATTTATATAGTATTTATTTAAAAATGCAAAGGCAGCAAATTCCGTTAGAACGGATAATGGACCTTTATGCGATACGGATTGTTGTTAATACAGTAGAAGAATGTTATCGCGTATTAGATATAGCCCATCGTTTAGGGAATCTAATACCGGAACGGTTCCGTGATAATATCCGCAAACCCAGAAGTAACGGCTACCGTTCTCTACATACCACTGTTTTTATACCCAAAAAATATCCTCTGGAAATACAAATTCGAACAGAAGAAATGGACCAGGAAGCAGAATTTGGAATTGCGGCTCACTGGTTCTATAAAGAAGGTGGTGCTGTAGATGATTCCCTGATGCAAAAACGGATTGAATGGCTTCGTTCTATGGTTTCAGAACTATCTGCTCCCGGGGGAACAACAATTACCGCACAGGATATACAAGACGACCTGAAAATATCAGAAATTTATGTATATACTCCCAAAGGGGATGTGTTTGAACTACCTGCAAATGCAACTGTGCTGGACTTCGCATACTCAATTCATACAGAAATAGGGCACCATTGTATCGGAGCCCGTGTAAATGATAAATATGTCCCTATCACAACCCGACTTACTACAGGCGACCGTGTCGAAATTCTAACCTCTCCCAAACAAGAACCCCATTTGGACTGGTTGAAAATCATTACTATCGGGAAAGCTCGAAATAAAATTCGGCATCACCTCCGTGAAAAGGGAATTCTACCCAAAGAGGAAGAAGAAGGGAAAGAGGAAACACCTCCTCGAAAAGAAGAGAAGAAAGAGGAACATCTCGGAAATGTTAATACAGGCAATTCCCTCTTTCCTGACCTATCGGCATTAACAAAAATTGAATATCTCGGCGATAATACAGAATTTGAAAAAGAGAGACATTTAAGTATCTGTATTGATGGACAAAAAAATATCACTGTTCATTTTAGCCGCTGTTGCAATCCTCTACCCGGTGATGATGTGGTAGGCTACTCCACATTAAAAGGAACTATTACCGTTCACAAAAAGGACTGTAGAGTATTTAACAGTGTTTATCGCGACCCTTCACGAATACATAAGGCACGATGGGAAATTGATAACATTGCTCAAATTACTGTACAGGTATTAGCCCGTCCCTCCTCTACCGTTATTCAGGAAATAACTTCATTATTAATAGATAATAAAGTACCGGTAATCTCCGCTCACTACAAATTTTTACGCAAAGGCTTGATTAAATTTGAATTTACCCAAAAATCCGTTTTTTCAGGAAATCCGAAGTCCTTTGATTTACTTATGCGTTCCATTCGCTCTATTGACGGCGTCTTAGAAGTCTACCGAAAAACAAAATAA